The following coding sequences lie in one Calypte anna isolate BGI_N300 chromosome 7, bCalAnn1_v1.p, whole genome shotgun sequence genomic window:
- the EAF2 gene encoding ELL-associated factor 2 isoform X1: protein MNGAVPSVFDPKERVLKLGETFEKQPRCAFHTVRYDFKPASIDMSCEGDLEVGKGEQVTITLPNIEGSTPPVTVFKGSKKPYLKECILIINHDTGECRLEKLSSNITVKKTRADGSSKVQSRIEQQQQQMRNATKAPNNIKNSPPKEKMFPSSPVDDIERELKAEASIMDQLSSSDSSSDSKSSSSSSSSSENSSSDSEDEEMKPCLPLSMPYLQSQPTVSAIPQQAVPDKDASHNRSQESSGHMMNTLRNDLQLSESGSDSDD, encoded by the exons ATGAACGGGGCGGTCCCGTCGGTTTTCGACCCCAAGGAGCGGGTGTTGAAGCTGGGCGAAACCTTTGAGAAGCAGCCGCGTTGTGCCTTCCACACCGTCCGCT ATGACTTCAAGCCTGCATCTATTGATATGTCCTGTGAAGGAGACCTTGAAGTTGGCAAAGGTGAACAGGTGACAATAACACTGCCAAATATTGAG GGCTCAACTCCACCAGTGACTGTGTTCAAGGGCTCAAAGAAGCCTTACCTAAAGGAATGTATCTTAATTATCAACCATGACACTGGAGAATGTCGCCTGGAGAAACTTAGCAGCAACatcactgtgaaaaaaaccag AGCTGATGGAAGCAGTAAAGTTCAGTCTCGCatagagcagcagcagcagcaaatgcgAAATGCAACCAAGGCTCcaaacaacataaaaaattctccaccaaaagaaaagatgtttccATCTTCTCCTGTGGATGATATTGAACGAG AGTTAAAAGCAGAAGCCAGTATCATGGACCAGCTGAGTAGCTCTGACAGTTCATCTGACTCTAAAAGTTCTTCGTCCTCTTCATCAAGTAGTGAAAATAGTTCTAGTGATTCTGAAGATGAGGAAATGAAGCCCTGTCTTCCTCTGTCAATGCCATATTTGCAGTCACAGCCTACTGTGTCTGCCATACCACAACAGGCTGTCCCTGACAAAGATGCCAGTCATAACAGATCCCAAGAGAGCAGTGGTCATATGATGAATACACTAC GAAATGACTTGCAGCTGAGTGAATCTGGAAGCGATAGTGATGACTGA
- the EAF2 gene encoding ELL-associated factor 2 isoform X2: MSCEGDLEVGKGEQVTITLPNIEGSTPPVTVFKGSKKPYLKECILIINHDTGECRLEKLSSNITVKKTRADGSSKVQSRIEQQQQQMRNATKAPNNIKNSPPKEKMFPSSPVDDIERELKAEASIMDQLSSSDSSSDSKSSSSSSSSSENSSSDSEDEEMKPCLPLSMPYLQSQPTVSAIPQQAVPDKDASHNRSQESSGHMMNTLRNDLQLSESGSDSDD; encoded by the exons ATGTCCTGTGAAGGAGACCTTGAAGTTGGCAAAGGTGAACAGGTGACAATAACACTGCCAAATATTGAG GGCTCAACTCCACCAGTGACTGTGTTCAAGGGCTCAAAGAAGCCTTACCTAAAGGAATGTATCTTAATTATCAACCATGACACTGGAGAATGTCGCCTGGAGAAACTTAGCAGCAACatcactgtgaaaaaaaccag AGCTGATGGAAGCAGTAAAGTTCAGTCTCGCatagagcagcagcagcagcaaatgcgAAATGCAACCAAGGCTCcaaacaacataaaaaattctccaccaaaagaaaagatgtttccATCTTCTCCTGTGGATGATATTGAACGAG AGTTAAAAGCAGAAGCCAGTATCATGGACCAGCTGAGTAGCTCTGACAGTTCATCTGACTCTAAAAGTTCTTCGTCCTCTTCATCAAGTAGTGAAAATAGTTCTAGTGATTCTGAAGATGAGGAAATGAAGCCCTGTCTTCCTCTGTCAATGCCATATTTGCAGTCACAGCCTACTGTGTCTGCCATACCACAACAGGCTGTCCCTGACAAAGATGCCAGTCATAACAGATCCCAAGAGAGCAGTGGTCATATGATGAATACACTAC GAAATGACTTGCAGCTGAGTGAATCTGGAAGCGATAGTGATGACTGA